A genome region from Akkermansiaceae bacterium includes the following:
- a CDS encoding RsmD family RNA methyltransferase translates to MRIIAGKAGRTAIKVPSAVARPTTDFVRQAIFSILGETVGGARVLDLFCGSGALGLEALSRGAASCVFVDEHRQAVSVTEENLRKARLEGGRTAKAEAFHFLKRDPATYDLILADPPYWKGYGDTDLVAKLLELPELPDRLAPGGHLVAEISSAQPTPPSPHFRLLARREYGSSAILILTHPEA, encoded by the coding sequence ATGAGGATCATCGCGGGAAAAGCCGGGCGCACCGCCATCAAGGTGCCCTCGGCGGTCGCACGGCCGACCACCGATTTCGTCCGCCAGGCGATCTTTTCCATCCTCGGGGAAACGGTGGGCGGTGCCCGCGTGCTGGATCTCTTCTGCGGTTCCGGCGCGCTGGGGCTTGAGGCGCTCAGCCGGGGCGCGGCGTCCTGCGTGTTTGTGGACGAGCACAGACAGGCAGTTTCCGTGACGGAGGAGAACCTGAGGAAAGCCCGGCTCGAAGGCGGGCGAACGGCCAAGGCGGAGGCCTTCCATTTCCTGAAGCGCGATCCCGCCACCTACGATCTCATCCTCGCCGATCCGCCCTACTGGAAGGGCTACGGCGATACGGATCTCGTCGCAAAACTCCTGGAATTGCCGGAGCTCCCCGACCGCCTCGCCCCCGGCGGCCACCTCGTCGCAGAGATTTCCTCCGCCCAACCGACTCCCCCATCCCCGCATTTCCGCTTGCTCGCCCGCCGCGAATACGGCTCCAGCGCCATCCTCATTCTCACCCACCCGGAAGCATGA
- a CDS encoding serine/threonine protein phosphatase — MSDEPIKDGLRSVVRIDFYGNVHKRMRGSDVAERYAQEVAVLKVLEERGCPYVPRILEEHPEEYYFVSTNCGRPAPQVTKKKADSLFAALEKDYGVRHLDAEPRNITYSDKMGRFCIIDFELAEILPDPHSSSEKH, encoded by the coding sequence ATGTCTGATGAACCTATCAAGGACGGCCTGAGATCCGTCGTGAGGATCGACTTCTACGGCAACGTCCACAAGCGGATGCGGGGAAGCGATGTTGCGGAGCGCTATGCGCAGGAGGTCGCGGTGCTCAAGGTCCTGGAGGAAAGGGGCTGCCCGTATGTGCCGAGGATCCTTGAAGAGCATCCGGAGGAATATTATTTCGTCTCCACCAATTGCGGTAGGCCGGCGCCGCAGGTGACGAAAAAGAAAGCCGACAGCCTGTTCGCCGCGCTGGAGAAGGACTACGGGGTGCGCCATCTCGATGCCGAGCCGCGCAACATCACCTACTCCGACAAGATGGGCCGCTTTTGCATCATCGATTTCGAGCTTGCGGAGATTTTGCCGGATCCCCATTCATCATCGGAAAAACACTGA
- a CDS encoding serine/threonine-protein phosphatase has protein sequence MGQVCQIEWAGATRSGSRKERNDDSWIVFSADAKGSRQLAESGKMSISDQDLVFAVSDGMGGGNAGHLASALLLERMAELIPETFKSAAMGFFPDSMSYLEQLIKDVHEHINEAALASVDCGGMAATLALAWFSPENMYLANVGDSRIYRCRDGKTEQLSKDHTSAWGQLARGEISEFEYRKHPRRAALYRVIGGGKPGGAPHFAAVQYQPGDRFMVCSDGLIDGLWERHIRDALADGGAPAECCEKLLQRAMENAGRDDTTLIVIHVS, from the coding sequence GTGGGACAGGTCTGCCAGATCGAGTGGGCGGGAGCCACACGCAGCGGGTCGCGCAAGGAGCGAAATGACGACTCGTGGATCGTTTTCTCGGCCGATGCCAAGGGGTCTAGGCAGCTTGCGGAAAGCGGGAAGATGTCGATCTCCGACCAGGACCTGGTGTTCGCGGTTTCCGACGGGATGGGCGGGGGGAATGCGGGGCACTTGGCCTCCGCGCTGCTCCTGGAAAGGATGGCCGAACTGATCCCCGAGACTTTCAAGTCCGCCGCGATGGGTTTTTTCCCGGACTCGATGTCCTATCTGGAGCAGCTAATCAAGGATGTGCACGAGCATATCAATGAGGCTGCCCTCGCTTCCGTGGACTGCGGGGGCATGGCGGCTACCTTGGCGCTCGCGTGGTTTTCCCCGGAGAACATGTATCTCGCCAATGTCGGCGATTCGCGGATTTACCGCTGCCGCGACGGCAAGACGGAACAGCTCAGCAAGGATCACACCTCTGCCTGGGGGCAGTTGGCGCGGGGCGAGATTTCGGAGTTCGAATACCGCAAACATCCGAGGCGGGCCGCGCTCTATCGGGTGATCGGCGGCGGAAAGCCGGGTGGTGCCCCGCACTTCGCCGCCGTCCAATACCAGCCGGGCGACCGTTTCATGGTCTGTTCGGATGGCCTGATCGACGGCCTGTGGGAAAGGCACATCAGGGATGCTCTTGCGGACGGTGGGGCGCCCGCGGAGTGCTGTGAAAAGCTGCTGCAACGCGCCATGGAAAACGCGGGCAGGGACGACACCACTCTGATTGTCATCCATGTCTCGTGA
- a CDS encoding glutamine synthetase beta-grasp domain-containing protein, with the protein MSKEKYVLEYLWLDGYTPVPNIRGKSQVKEFSAFPTLEELPLWGFDGSSTRQAPGGSSDCMLKPVAVFPDCTRKNGVIVMCEVVMPDGETPHPSNARATILDDETAWFGFEQEYFLVKDGLPLGFPTGGYPNPQGEYYCGVGYANVGGIARSIVNEHLDICLAAGINHEGINAEVAKGQWEFQIFGKGSKKAADQIWVARYLLQRLCEEYGVDVEYHCKPIQGDWNGSGMHANFSTAYMREKGGKDYFLALMAQFEKNCEEHIAVYGPDNHLRLTGLHETQSIDQFSWGVADRGASIRVPHSFVKGDKYQGYLEDRRPNSQGDPYQIASRILKTISEVPTP; encoded by the coding sequence ATGTCTAAAGAAAAATACGTATTGGAGTACCTCTGGCTCGACGGATACACCCCTGTCCCGAATATCCGCGGTAAATCCCAGGTGAAAGAGTTTTCCGCTTTCCCAACCCTCGAAGAACTTCCTCTCTGGGGCTTCGACGGCAGCTCGACGCGCCAGGCTCCCGGCGGCAGCTCCGACTGCATGCTCAAGCCCGTCGCCGTCTTTCCTGATTGCACCCGCAAGAACGGCGTGATCGTGATGTGCGAGGTGGTGATGCCGGACGGGGAGACCCCGCACCCCTCCAACGCACGTGCCACCATCCTCGACGACGAAACCGCATGGTTCGGCTTCGAGCAGGAATACTTCCTTGTCAAGGATGGCCTCCCGCTCGGTTTCCCCACAGGCGGCTACCCGAATCCGCAGGGTGAATACTATTGCGGTGTCGGCTACGCCAATGTCGGCGGCATCGCTCGCTCCATCGTCAACGAGCACCTCGACATCTGCCTCGCAGCAGGCATCAACCACGAGGGCATCAACGCAGAGGTCGCCAAAGGCCAGTGGGAATTCCAGATTTTCGGAAAAGGCTCCAAGAAAGCCGCCGACCAGATCTGGGTCGCCCGTTACCTCCTCCAGCGCCTCTGCGAGGAATACGGGGTCGACGTGGAATACCACTGCAAGCCGATCCAGGGCGACTGGAACGGCTCCGGTATGCACGCGAACTTCTCCACCGCATACATGCGCGAAAAAGGCGGCAAGGATTACTTCCTCGCCCTCATGGCCCAGTTCGAGAAAAACTGCGAGGAACACATCGCCGTTTACGGCCCGGACAACCACCTGCGCCTCACCGGCCTGCACGAGACGCAATCCATCGACCAGTTCTCGTGGGGTGTTGCTGACCGTGGTGCCTCGATCCGTGTCCCGCACAGCTTCGTCAAGGGCGACAAGTACCAGGGCTACCTGGAAGACCGTCGTCCCAACTCGCAGGGAGACCCCTACCAGATCGCTTCGCGCATCCTCAAGACGATCTCCGAGGTCCCGACCCCCTGA
- the ptsP gene encoding phosphoenolpyruvate--protein phosphotransferase — protein sequence MGEMEKEITYMGIPASPGIAIGPIHVVARGFSAPEIYVISEEEIGDEQARFEDAVALTKKQLTELQERLESLAGNSESEIFEAHVMLLEDKALLSRVEKAIATRLQNAEYAFYAVMQNFLEAMRRIPDPYLRERTADIEDVCQRVLRNFKVDEDSDHSEPDEKHILLAYDLSPSDTVSMNRRHLLGFATEQGSVNSHTAILARSFGIPAVVGLGASVIQVTALTPALIDGYSGKLILNPSEETLGRYVAFMAEKEKQRTELDAKRDEATETIDGRKVTLSANIEFLEELHQVKRSGAKGVGLYRTEFLLLNGSEMPDEAEQEAAYTRVAREVAPDMVIVRTLDAGGDKLPVEPLTEPEPNPFLGWRGIRVSLSRPAMFRDQLRAILRASHHGKTAIMFPLVSGLTELLEAKEILKRCMDDLDAEGIPFNHQIPVGVMIEVPSAAVCADLLAPHADFFSIGTNDLIQYTVAVDRVNPHVANLYKPTHPAVIRLIKSTVDAGAGQGIWTGVCGEMAGDIRLTPLLVGLGVSELSVSPKNLPKVGQVIRSLDFAQCQDAAVEALRQTNSKSVMEVTLSVARQRYPDLLD from the coding sequence ATGGGAGAAATGGAGAAGGAAATCACATACATGGGCATACCGGCATCGCCCGGCATCGCCATCGGCCCCATCCATGTGGTTGCGCGCGGCTTTTCCGCTCCGGAAATCTATGTGATCTCCGAGGAGGAGATCGGCGATGAGCAAGCCCGCTTCGAGGATGCGGTGGCGCTCACCAAGAAACAGCTCACGGAACTCCAGGAGCGGCTCGAATCCCTGGCGGGGAATTCCGAGAGCGAGATCTTCGAGGCGCACGTGATGTTGCTGGAGGACAAGGCCTTGCTGAGCCGGGTGGAGAAAGCCATCGCCACCCGGCTGCAGAACGCGGAATATGCATTCTATGCGGTGATGCAGAATTTCCTGGAGGCCATGCGCCGCATCCCTGACCCATACCTACGCGAGCGCACGGCGGACATCGAGGATGTCTGCCAGCGGGTGCTGCGGAATTTCAAGGTCGATGAGGATTCCGACCACAGCGAGCCGGACGAAAAGCACATCCTGCTGGCCTACGACCTTTCACCATCGGACACCGTTTCGATGAACCGGAGACACCTCCTCGGCTTCGCCACCGAGCAGGGCAGCGTCAACTCCCATACCGCCATCCTCGCCCGCTCCTTCGGCATCCCAGCGGTCGTCGGGCTTGGCGCTTCCGTCATCCAGGTCACGGCACTGACCCCGGCTCTCATCGATGGCTATTCGGGAAAGCTCATCCTCAATCCCAGCGAGGAAACTTTGGGCAGATACGTCGCCTTCATGGCGGAAAAGGAAAAGCAGCGCACCGAGCTGGACGCCAAGCGCGACGAGGCCACGGAGACCATCGACGGGCGCAAGGTCACCCTTTCCGCGAACATCGAATTCCTCGAAGAGCTTCACCAGGTGAAGCGCAGCGGCGCGAAGGGAGTGGGCCTCTACCGCACCGAGTTCCTGCTCCTCAACGGCAGCGAAATGCCTGACGAGGCGGAGCAGGAAGCCGCCTACACCCGTGTGGCCAGGGAGGTTGCGCCCGACATGGTCATCGTCCGCACGCTGGATGCCGGCGGCGACAAGCTCCCTGTGGAGCCGCTCACCGAGCCGGAGCCGAACCCATTCCTCGGATGGCGCGGGATCCGCGTATCCCTCTCCCGCCCCGCCATGTTCCGGGATCAGCTCCGCGCCATCCTGCGCGCCAGCCATCATGGCAAGACCGCGATCATGTTCCCGCTCGTCTCCGGCCTGACGGAACTCCTAGAGGCGAAGGAAATCCTCAAACGCTGCATGGATGACCTGGATGCCGAGGGCATACCCTTCAACCATCAGATCCCGGTCGGCGTGATGATCGAGGTGCCATCCGCCGCTGTCTGCGCGGATTTGCTCGCTCCCCATGCCGATTTCTTCTCCATCGGGACTAACGACCTGATCCAATACACCGTTGCGGTGGACAGGGTGAACCCACACGTCGCAAACCTCTACAAACCAACCCATCCGGCAGTCATCCGGCTCATCAAGAGCACCGTTGATGCCGGTGCCGGGCAGGGTATCTGGACAGGTGTCTGCGGGGAGATGGCAGGCGATATCCGCCTCACCCCGCTCCTCGTCGGACTCGGGGTTTCCGAACTTTCGGTCTCCCCAAAAAACCTCCCGAAAGTGGGCCAGGTGATCCGCTCGCTCGATTTCGCACAGTGCCAGGACGCCGCCGTGGAAGCCCTCCGGCAGACGAATTCCAAGAGCGTCATGGAAGTGACCCTGTCCGTCGCCAGGCAGCGCTATCCGGATCTGCTGGACTGA
- a CDS encoding CPXCG motif-containing cysteine-rich protein produces MDTFPVTCPTCFETFEIAVPTDSEMPAEYDYDCEVCCRPMVIILNSAEDIYAQGLAD; encoded by the coding sequence ATGGACACCTTCCCTGTCACCTGCCCGACATGTTTCGAGACCTTCGAGATCGCCGTCCCGACGGATTCAGAAATGCCTGCGGAATACGATTACGACTGCGAGGTGTGCTGCCGGCCCATGGTCATCATACTGAACTCGGCGGAGGACATTTACGCGCAGGGGCTGGCGGACTGA